AGCGGGGTGTTGATGTCCTTACCATGGCTCTTGGGAAAAAGGACCACCGTGGATTTGTCAAGGGACTTGGTGGGTGTGGGATTGGTCTAGGCTGTAAGCAAGCATTTGGGCCGGTAGATCGGAAGGCTAAAAAGACGACCCATAGTGGTGGTTCACCAGAAGAGTTAGAAGAGATGAAAGCTATCCTAACTCGAGAATTTGAAGCAAGACTAGAAGAGAAGGTGCAAGAAAGAGTTAAGAAGGTTTTTGATTCATTTTTGCGCGGCAGGGCCAGCGGTACCGAACAACATATGACCAGCTCTGAAAAGCCAAGCAATGATCTTCATGAGGAGCCACAAAGCTTGTCAAGTCCAGTAAAAAAAAGACCCTCGGTTGGTAGAGGTAAGCATTTCCTTAACAAAATTTATGAGTTATTTGGATCAAAAGTTATTGGGATCAAATTAAAATGCCAACACAACATCACATTTCACAATTAATCAATACCAATAAGAATTCACACCTCTTCCTATgctagaaaataaaattaaaagtaaataatGCAAGTGAAGCACTTCAACGGACTCTTTAACAATTCATTTTTTGgtcaaaatcatgaaaatttatCAATAAACAGCCAAGTTTGCAGGCTGTTTGTTCTGTTGTTACAGTCTGCTGCCATGGGTTGTTCATTGCAGCTGCTACTTCTATTGTTTGTTGGATGCTGCTGTGTTTCTACAGTTTGTAGTGTGAGTTTGCGTTTTTGTAGGTAGACATACCTTTGTTTTTCCACCAAGCTTAGTCACAAGTACCTTAAGAAAGGAAAAGAGTTTTAAGCTTCCCACAACTGGAACTTCCTTGAAAGAAGACATTAATAATGACACAATCACTCACCAGAAGTTTCTTGTCAGCAAGCTTAAACATCGTTTTTCTAAGTAGATCACCATTTTAAGCTTCTTTCGCCTCAGAAAAAAGCTCAACTGCAGATAATGTTTTCGGATCTTTGACTTTTGTGGATACATTGTCCACTGGTTCAGCAGTATGTTTACTAATAAACTGCTTCAGATTTCTCTTCTTGCATTGTATTCTTTTAGAAGAATAATTTCTTTGCTTATCCACCTGCTTTGTAACCTTAGTTTTTATCTCTCCTTTCGCAATTTTCTTTCGTATATCATCTATTGAAGCACCTTTATCTAGTACCCTCTGCCACTCTTTTCTTGCTTCCTCACAGATTTCTTAACTGTATCATTCATGGAGCCAGTTAGCCTTGCTATGACCTTGTTCTTGCAAGTCTCCCACAATTCCTTCTTGGTGTTATCAGTGGTGTCCTTCTTGGTTAAACTAGTCACAAACTTTACCTTTCTCTTGGAAACCAAGATAACCTTCATTGATCTACACCATTCCCCGTACTTGTTGGCTCTAGTGAGTTTGTTAACAACCACAAAGTGCTGACCATCAGGTGGATGCATGTAAATAGGGTATTGCATGTTAGCCAAAGTAATCATAGATATTCAAGGGAATTAAAATATTCCAAGACTCAAACTTAATTCAGCAGATTTAGGATATAAAATAGAATAAAAGAGTGTGTGGCTTAGAAAGGTTTGATCTTGCTTATAAGTAACTCTCAATCGGTGCTTGGTCACTCGTAACTTATCTCTAATACCATGAAGAATCTGATGATTCTAAATAATAAACACCTTAGGAAGCCCATTGAGTCTCATGCATAAATCTATAGTAAGTTTCTCATCTGAAGAAATTTTGGTTTCCCAGATTTTTCCCATCTTAAGTAAGATTGAATAGATACAAGATCATCTGGGATTCTGCTTTCAGATTTCTATCTACAATAAACTTTTTTCTATCAGCGTCTtcgtcaatttttttttttttgagtttatATGTTTTTTATTTGTTCAAATGTTAATATTTAAATCGTTGTCATAACGGTTCTGAGTGACCAAGTGCAATAACAATGTTTGCTCTAAATGTATGTAGATTCCAACTAAATGTCGTCTTGCTTTGAATGATGAATGCAATGGGAACTTAGTGATCGTGGCATATGGAACGGTAGAACCTTTCCCGCACGAGGTGactcacaacaagaaaatgaagCGTGACAACTACAGGGTTAGTGTAGACAACACTTATAGTGATTATGCCATCTTTGATCTTCCAGTTGAGACCGATGATGGTGTCACTAAGTTGGGTGAGGCTAAAGGTTATTTTGTGGAATGGCCCGTAGACATGGTGTTCTTTGTGGATAAGGTAATAGTTCTATCATAAATAATGACTTGAAACCTATTTTTCTGAAACTTATACTAACATTTAGCTCTTCACATGAAAGGGCGAGACAACGCCTAAGAAGGCTAAATCGATATCACTCAAGGAGACAGTTGATAGTTGTGGCTATAAATCAGGGGAGTCATCAACTGTCAAAGGCAAAGGAGGCAAATGCAGTGAACTTTCCGAAAAGATCGTTGAAATTCTTGGTGACTATTGTTCTATGttatattattatatgattTCGGGTGAAGGAGATTATGATACCACGTCAATATCACTGAAGGCCCCATTGTTTTATCAAGATCAAGACAAACAGTTTTTTCTTACATCCACTGACGTCTACGAATTCTTAAGAGAGGCATGGGCTAATGTCTCATTGATTCATGTCTACATATTGTAAACTATTTACACTCTAATacttatattttatgtaattgaATTGCATTAACTATGAAATTTTTACAATCATCTTATGAAATATTCACTTTGCAAAATTTATGCAGGTTTCTTGTTGAAGAGCGCATCtctttatttcaaatttcaGAGATCAAATTCCAGTGTCCCCAAAGAATATCTGCAGCTGAAATCAAGAGTGACCCATCTGAAGTTTCGATGTATTTAAGAAATGCTTTCTTGGCTGAATTGAACAAGAAGGATGCACATTGCAAATTCATTTTGGCGTCGTATTATGAAGAGTATGTACTACTTATAATTTGAATCCAAGCCCATTACTTATTTTATATatgttattattatattaacaagtttcttaaaatgcaACAACCATTGGTTTCTCTATGCGATTGACCTATGTATGGGGTTTGTGTACGAGTTTGACTCTTGTATGTAACCTGTGAACAAACTGCGACACTCAGACCTAGCAAACATAATGAAAACGTTAGTTGGTAAcctaaacatatttcatataaTTAAATTGATCTTCTATTTTGTTCTCATTAAATATTTGGTGGTGGTGTTTGTTGTTTGGTAGACCCTATAATGTTTACAGGTGTAGACTTAAAGGGAATGCTTTCAAAAAGAGCAAGGTGCAATTGTTATTCATAAGAATGGAGGTATGTATGCATTACTAGCTTCTCTTGTTATTTTAAACATACCTAATAATTAATTCACTAAATATTATTACGTTTTCATTTACTAGTGCGCTCAACAACGTGGAAGTACCAAGTGTGGATATTATGTAATGAGATACATGTATGAGATAGTTTCTTCTCATAGATACTGCAAGGATAAGTTGCAAGAGGTTAGTGTCATGTCCGTATTTGTTTTTCACTTGTTTACTTACACTATCTTGATTCAACCTTCTTTTTAgtatcatatatttatttacttatGATTTTTGAGTTATTTGGCTTTTTGCTAAGGCTCGTTTTGTTCATCTCAATCTCTTTTTTGAAGTAAATACTTCAATATTTCTTTTATAGTCAAGGAAGCTAAGCGAGCAAATAAAATACTACATGCTAAGTAATTAACatgcttattttattttattttattttattgtgaagGAGTACATGGAAAGGGATGCATCATATAATGATGAAGAAATCAACGAGGTTCGAGaacaatgggctaagttttttagaATAACTTATTTATTGAAAGATTAAACTTTTTTAGTGACATTAATTGTGATAATTATTTTTAGAGAGGTATAATCGCATCTTATGTTCATAGACGAAGGAACTTGTATCTACAATCATTCATTTATGTTGTCCAAGAAAATAGAACATTTATTGATAATATTTCCTATCTTATTATTGAAATTTGGTTGATAATCTCAAGTTAGTTTTGTTGTCTTTGTGAAAATTTGGTATGTGTAATATTGGTGTATTATATATTGGATAAAGAGGACTTGTGGTGGAGTATGTAGACCAGATTGCAGGTTTAATTCAGTCACCCCAACTTGATTGGGTGATCAACTTTATAAGGGAAATGCTGTCAAAATTTTAGTAGAATATTAAAGCTGCTGCCGCTGcaagctgctgctgctgctgtcgCTGCACAGTTGTTGTTGCTGTCGCTCCAGTACTGCTGTTGCTGCGCTGCTCCAGTACTGCTAAAGCTGCAGTACtgtttttattataattaaaaaGAAAACAGATTAGTAATCGGCATGAAATGGATATAGCTACTAGTATAAATCATATTAGTAACTGGTCTACGCTTGTAGTAACTGGCAATTATAGAAGCCAATTACAAATAAGAAAACAATAGTAACTGGCCAAGTCCAACACCAGTTATAAATAGCTCATTTTTTAATGTAAAATTTGACATATAGTAACGGGCAGGCGTAAATTCCAGTTACGAATAGCACAGTATTAGTAATTGGCATTTGCCAGTTACAAATAATTTACACTATTAGTAACGGTGACTATAGCAACGGACCGTGTTAGTTACTAAAAGCCATTTTTTGCCAGTTACTAATAGcactttttctactagtggcgGGCGCACAGCCTAGGTTTTGGGCGCACCCTTCTGCAAATGTGATTATTGCTAAAATCTCCTTAAGTTCCCTTCTTTTTATTTGCATTCATCCAAGttcctaaaaaattaaaataaatgaataaaaacaaaataaaagtaAGGAAAAATGACATAAACTAAGAATTATTAAGAAATCAACTAaaacaacaaaattaaaataaatgaataaaaacaaaataaaagtaAGGAAAAGTAATATAAACTAAGAATTATTAAGAAATCAACTAAAATAAGAAGTGGAAGTAAAATCATGAAATAAGAACGGAAACTAGATGAAAACAATAAGAAAATAATGgtttagagcgacataaatgtcgctcatatATCAAAcacccgtttacaacccgaatcGTTTCAACCCGGACCATTTATGACCCGAACTGTTTCAATccggaccgtttacaacccgaactgtttcaacccggaccgtttattacccgaactgtttcaacccgaaccgtttacaactcGTAACCCTTTTATTAGAGTAATCAAATGTAGAATGTTATATTCTTTAATGCTTGACAATGTTATAAAACatatgaatttgtattattttattggTCTTGCACTCTTTTGTTGACTCATATTCAACTGATTAATAGATTACTTAAACTAAATTGATCTAATTCAATACGTTATAATCTTATTATAAGTTATAACCAAAGAACTAATCGAAAAACTATGTTGTTTTAACTGAATCGacttaattcattaacaattgaACTTGTTTGTCTCGTTTCGTTGTTGAACATGTTAGTCTCGTTGATATTTAAaccaatatgaatatatgataaaCTTGTATTTACAAGATTAACAAATTCATTACGTATTAGTTCATCAATatctattattaattactacgttattagttattaattcgTCAATAAATGTTTCATGAATACAAAGTGATAAATTCTATTAGGCATTAGTTCATCGTTATCTATAATAAACTTAAGTAATATACTATATACTCACTAACTCTACTGGTCTTAAActtttaacacttttaaaatttaggaaaatttgttagaaatgaccttttaaaacccaaaaattgtgacaaatgaccttttaaaaaaaagttgtaagggcccaattcgtttttttttttggtgtgaatAAGGACCAAATAATATTTTCCGGTGGTCAACGCCAATTTTCCGGCGTTGACCGGCGCGTGGCCTGCAGGTGTTCcttttttaacatttttttaatGATTCCCTCCAATCCCTCCCTATTTGATCCAACTAACTTACtgagattaaaaaaaacaattgaTACTCTCTCCTCAAGGCTCTGTTGCGTCGCTATTTTCTTCCTCCTTTAATCCACGAATTTCCTCTCTGTAGttcaaatcaaccaaattcgAGCAACCCTTTTGTTTTTCGTGCAATTTCGTACAAGGTAACAATAAAACCCCAATTTTTTGCTCAAATTTCCCCAATTATTTTActcttgaaattagggtttttgagcGAAAATGACAGAGGAGAGAGGATTCGTACCTTAGTCAATGATGAGATGCTTTAAATTCGACTTCAACAAATCTTGTTCATTGAATTTCGACGGGAGCAATGAATTGCCATTAATGATGTAGAGGAAGGAGAAGCAGCAGAGCATCAAGTTTAGCGAAAAacgaagtttttattttttaaattactgGGTAGTTGGGTCAAATAGGGGGGGGGATTTGAGGCCAGgaatcatttttttaaaaaattgttaaaaaagGAACACGTGCAGGCCACGCACCGGTCAACGTCGGAAAATTGGATTTGACCACCGGAAAATAGCCTTTGGTCCTTATTCACAAAAAAAAACGAACTGGGCCCAATGtcacaactttttttaaaaggtcttttgtcacaatttttgtgttttaaaaggtcatttctgacaaattttcccaaaatttataatataaacctattgaaaattgtgattttagtaataacTCGATATTGTTTATAATTTATATCCGAATTGACCTGACCAGACGTGAACTAGACCCGATAAGAACACAGTCTGagatgaacccgacccgatataaTATGAACCTGCTATAACCCGACTaaacccgtttacaacccgacgTGCTCCAACCCGAACCGACATGACCCGACCCGACTATAATTCGATCTGATCCGATTATAACCCGACCCAATACAACCCGACTAAACTCGTTTACGACCTGACCAATATGACCCAACCCGATTATCCCCGACTCGATATTAACCTGAACTGACATGAACCCGTTTTATCCAATCCGAACTCAAACCGAATCGTTAATTTTTCAACTCGAACATAACCGATCTAACCCGATAGTCAAATGAACCCGTTTTAATCCGAACCGATGAATCCGATCCGAATCCGATCCATTTGTCAAAATTGACACCTCTTGACCATATTTTAGGGACGGAGAGAGTTAAAAAGAAAAACATTAGAGTAAAAGGGACCGTTGCGGAGCCAAGGAAATAGAtcaaaaaaattgaagaaaaacaaaaagcaACAATGGCGATTATTTGAAGAAAGAGCTTAAGATTCTCTAACAACTTTCTCGACCATTTTTCCGAAGAATTGAAGATCTTAGAAGTTGCAACGATCCCAGTATTTCTCCCTCCTCCTGGTACGCGGTTTGACTTCGACtttgtattttttaattttgtatgtTCATAGAATGTTAAGAGAAGAAAACGCGTCGGAAAATGGTGGTTATGGAGTTGTGAACTcggaaattagggtttcaaagcTGGATTCAGGTGAAAATATTGCGAAGCCGTATCATAAAATTGGGTTTTCGGGTAATGAGTTGAATTTTGGTGGAGAATCAGGTGAAGGTTCCCAATTAAAAACACCAGATTCAGGTCAAAATCATGGTGATGAGGTTCGATTTTCAGGGAATCGTCTCGATTTTGTTAGAGAGTCTGTGGTGGATCTTGGTGAGTTTGAGTCAAAGTCTGATAAGTCTGGGTCTCAGGAGCTAACATTTAGCTACCTTAGCGATAACCCAAAATCGGGGGTTTTCCTTGAGAATCAATATGCAGGAAAGGGTTTATCTAATTTGAAAGGGAAAGGGGTGGTTTTGGAGAAATGGGTAGAGAGGGATTTTCTGCAGTTAAGCAACAGTGAAGGAGGTACGTCTAAACGAGAAGCCGAGGAGGACGAGAAGAGGGAGGGAGATGGAAGGAAGAAGCCTAAGCTTGAGACACAGACACTTGACTTGTCTCTAGCACTGCCTGATGTTTCTCTTTCTCTATCTGCATCATATGCTGCTGCACAACCGAACTGTGATGCTGCAGTTCAGCCTAAGCCGTGTAGGAGTGTGCAATCTTTGTCACTTTcgaacaataataacaataataataataataataatatacaaGTAACATGCTCGGATGATTTTACTGCTGCTTCGTTATCGTACTCTTACTCTCAGCCACATTCGCATA
This genomic stretch from Spinacia oleracea cultivar Varoflay chromosome 3, BTI_SOV_V1, whole genome shotgun sequence harbors:
- the LOC110783204 gene encoding uncharacterized protein; translated protein: MKRDNYRVSVDNTYSDYAIFDLPVETDDGVTKLGEAKGYFVEWPVDMVFFVDKGETTPKKAKSISLKETVDSCGYKSGESSTVKGKGGKCSELSEKIVEILGDYCSMLYYYMISGEGDYDTTSISLKAPLFYQDQDKQFFLTSTDVYEFLREAWANVSLIHVYILFLVEERISLFQISEIKFQCPQRISAAEIKSDPSEVSMYLRNAFLAELNKKDAHCKFILASYYEECRLKGNAFKKSKVQLLFIRMECAQQRGSTKCGYYVMRYMYEIVSSHRYCKDKLQEEYMERDASYNDEEINEVREQWAKFFRITYLLKD